A window of the Mucilaginibacter sp. cycad4 genome harbors these coding sequences:
- the ytxJ gene encoding bacillithiol system redox-active protein YtxJ — protein MNWISLETADQLMAIKQQEGYSLIFKHSTRCSISMMAKRRFELDWDNLPENMSLYFLDLIKYRDLSNQVAQLFQVHHESPQLLLIKDGECILDQSHSGISVDETLEVLN, from the coding sequence ATGAACTGGATTTCGTTGGAGACGGCCGATCAGCTTATGGCGATCAAACAACAAGAAGGCTATAGCCTTATATTTAAACATAGTACACGTTGCTCCATCAGCATGATGGCAAAAAGGCGCTTTGAGCTTGACTGGGATAACCTCCCCGAAAATATGTCCCTTTATTTTTTAGACCTGATCAAATACCGCGACCTGTCAAACCAGGTAGCGCAGCTGTTCCAGGTTCACCACGAATCGCCGCAACTATTACTCATAAAAGACGGCGAGTGCATTCTTGACCAATCACACAGTGGCATCTCCGTTGATGAAACTTTGGAGGTATTGAATTAG
- a CDS encoding anti-sigma factor, whose amino-acid sequence MEDLKAYIETGILELYVLGDVTPAEKLQVEELASKHPAIKAELDEIERSIELYAEENAIEPSEHLRSRILGSLLTNFGDDNNFPTQTHTEREKVVATQPGKEKEINFYKYAFAACLALLLASAVALYNLYSRLNDTNTRLNAMQVQNQHFSTTVSAKDNELNLLRDTSYKLIRLKGTAKSPESVMTVAFSPSKQKVVIDMEGLKLPANDQTHQYQLWALVGGKPVDLGVFDATADSSGFKNMKAIASADAFAVTLEPRGGSASPTLSQMMVLGKY is encoded by the coding sequence GTGGAAGATTTAAAAGCATATATTGAAACAGGGATACTGGAGCTTTACGTTTTGGGAGATGTTACCCCGGCCGAAAAACTGCAGGTTGAAGAGCTGGCTTCAAAGCATCCTGCTATTAAGGCTGAGCTGGACGAAATTGAACGCTCAATAGAACTGTATGCTGAAGAAAACGCGATTGAACCATCTGAACACTTGCGCAGCCGCATATTAGGAAGTTTACTTACTAATTTCGGTGACGATAACAACTTTCCTACGCAAACCCATACAGAACGAGAAAAGGTTGTGGCTACGCAACCCGGTAAAGAAAAAGAAATCAATTTTTATAAATATGCATTTGCTGCATGCCTTGCTTTACTGTTGGCAAGCGCAGTAGCTCTGTATAATCTTTATAGCCGCCTTAACGATACCAATACCCGACTAAATGCAATGCAGGTACAAAACCAGCATTTTAGCACTACGGTTAGCGCAAAGGATAACGAGTTAAACCTTTTAAGAGATACATCATATAAACTGATCCGCCTGAAGGGAACTGCAAAATCGCCCGAATCGGTGATGACTGTAGCCTTTAGCCCATCTAAACAAAAAGTGGTTATTGACATGGAAGGCCTTAAACTGCCTGCAAATGACCAAACTCACCAGTATCAGCTTTGGGCATTGGTGGGTGGTAAACCGGTTGATCTGGGTGTATTTGACGCCACAGCAGATTCAAGCGGGTTCAAAAACATGAAAGCAATAGCCTCGGCCGATGCCTTCGCGGTAACACTTGAGCCAAGAGGTGGTAGTGCAAGTCCAACATTATCACAAATGATGGTACTGGGAAAATACTAA
- a CDS encoding NAD(P)H-hydrate dehydratase — protein MLPLLIAEQIREGDAYTIANEPVASIDLMERASKAFVGWFVNRFPDKNEPITFYCGTGNNGGDGLAIARILCDHHYNRLKVIIARFSDKASEDFNINFERLKQTCVSIKELAKDEEIPADSSPVIIDALLGSGLNKPLTGNYEQLVKFINDLGRTVVAVDVPTGFFSEGEVPKDTIAIKADLVITFQQPKINFLLPESAPYINCWEAVNIGINEKFIQSLNSTYQLVEEKDVRQILKPRHRFSNKGTFGHVLIIAGQAKTMGAALLSSSAAAHAGAGLTTACVPESGLTALNSYLPEIMAIVRNSDELPDIEWDKFSSIAIGPGLGKDDDALALLKAIIKNYKQPLVIDADALNLLAENKALLTQLPAGSILTPHMKEFDRLFGDHTSWWQRLQTAIKKAKELNLCILLKNDYTIIATPGGIAYFNSSGNAAMASGGMGDVLTGVIAALLGQKYPPDQACIIGAYIHGKAGDELALPNRMHVVLPGKLITQLPVTMAKLRA, from the coding sequence ATGCTTCCTTTATTAATTGCCGAACAAATTCGCGAGGGCGATGCTTATACTATCGCTAATGAACCTGTTGCTTCTATTGATTTGATGGAACGTGCCTCAAAAGCTTTTGTTGGTTGGTTCGTTAACCGCTTTCCAGATAAAAACGAGCCGATAACTTTTTACTGTGGTACAGGGAATAACGGCGGCGACGGGCTTGCCATTGCACGTATTTTATGTGATCATCATTATAATAGGCTCAAAGTTATAATAGCCCGGTTTTCTGATAAGGCGTCGGAGGATTTTAACATCAATTTTGAAAGACTAAAGCAAACCTGCGTATCTATAAAAGAACTTGCCAAAGATGAAGAGATCCCGGCGGATAGCAGCCCGGTAATTATTGATGCCCTGCTTGGCAGCGGTCTGAACAAACCGCTCACCGGCAATTACGAACAGCTGGTTAAGTTTATTAATGATTTGGGCCGGACAGTTGTTGCTGTTGATGTACCAACAGGTTTTTTTTCTGAAGGAGAAGTACCCAAAGATACCATAGCCATCAAAGCCGACCTGGTAATTACTTTTCAGCAACCTAAGATCAATTTCCTGCTGCCGGAATCGGCGCCTTATATCAATTGCTGGGAAGCCGTAAATATTGGCATTAATGAAAAATTTATACAATCGTTAAATTCAACATACCAGCTTGTTGAGGAAAAAGATGTGCGGCAAATACTAAAACCACGCCATCGTTTCAGCAATAAAGGGACGTTTGGCCATGTGCTGATTATTGCGGGACAGGCAAAAACCATGGGGGCGGCGTTATTAAGCTCATCAGCTGCCGCACATGCAGGGGCGGGCCTTACAACTGCCTGTGTCCCCGAAAGTGGTTTAACAGCCCTAAACAGTTACCTGCCCGAAATTATGGCCATAGTCAGGAACAGCGATGAATTGCCTGATATTGAATGGGATAAATTTAGCTCAATAGCTATCGGGCCTGGATTAGGCAAGGATGATGATGCTTTAGCATTATTAAAAGCGATCATCAAAAACTATAAACAACCGTTAGTTATTGATGCCGATGCATTGAACCTGCTTGCAGAAAATAAGGCATTATTAACCCAGCTACCTGCGGGGAGCATATTAACCCCGCATATGAAAGAGTTTGACAGGCTTTTTGGCGATCATACCAGTTGGTGGCAGCGGCTGCAAACCGCAATAAAAAAGGCAAAGGAGCTAAACCTGTGTATCCTGCTGAAAAATGATTATACCATTATCGCTACGCCTGGGGGTATAGCTTATTTTAACTCATCAGGAAATGCTGCTATGGCAAGCGGAGGGATGGGCGATGTACTTACCGGGGTAATAGCTGCCTTGCTTGGGCAAAAGTATCCGCCTGATCAAGCCTGCATCATCGGTGCTTATATACATGGTAAGGCTGGCGATGAGCTGGCGTTGCCAAACCGGATGCATGTTGTTTTACCAGGTAAGCTTATTACACAATTGCCTGTTACTATGGCAAAATTAAGGGCATAA
- the ribH gene encoding 6,7-dimethyl-8-ribityllumazine synthase, which yields MATHLKNLSDFSNTEIPSAAPYRFGIVVAEWNAEITNALYQGAYQSLVSNGALAENIFSYQVPGSFELTSGAELLLKKGHLDAVICLGCVIQGETRHFDFICNAVANGVSNVAIKYSKPVIFGVLTTDNQQQAIDRAGGKHGNKGDEAAITAIKMAALAETLNS from the coding sequence ATGGCTACCCATCTTAAAAACCTTTCCGACTTTTCGAATACCGAAATACCTTCGGCAGCACCGTACCGCTTCGGTATAGTTGTAGCCGAGTGGAATGCCGAAATTACCAATGCACTTTACCAGGGCGCATACCAAAGCCTGGTAAGTAATGGCGCACTGGCCGAAAACATTTTTTCATACCAGGTACCGGGAAGTTTTGAACTTACTTCAGGAGCCGAGCTTTTACTTAAAAAGGGCCACCTTGATGCCGTAATTTGCCTCGGCTGTGTAATCCAGGGCGAAACAAGGCATTTTGACTTTATCTGCAATGCAGTAGCAAACGGAGTAAGCAATGTTGCTATAAAGTACTCAAAACCTGTTATATTTGGCGTATTAACCACTGATAATCAGCAACAGGCTATTGACAGGGCGGGCGGCAAACATGGCAATAAAGGCGATGAAGCGGCTATTACCGCCATCAAAATGGCGGCCCTTGCTGAAACATTAAACAGTTAA
- a CDS encoding tetratricopeptide repeat protein yields the protein MSKTQANTKVAAPENNFGQSGKFVRENQKSLLFIVGAIIALIAIYFIYIKLYLGPREVTAANQMYKAQDFWQQKNWDKAIKGDAGFPGFEKIISDYSNTKAANLAYFYLGTAYLNKGDYRKAIDNLTNYRGDDNMVAAEAFGSTGDAYVELKDYEKAETYFSKAADKAKNKFLSPLYLKKLGLTYEAQKSNKEAAEAYKRIKTEYPESAEAQNIDEYIARAEAKQ from the coding sequence ATGTCAAAAACCCAGGCGAACACCAAAGTTGCAGCACCGGAAAACAATTTTGGTCAGAGTGGCAAATTTGTACGCGAGAACCAAAAAAGCTTACTGTTTATTGTAGGGGCCATTATTGCCCTTATTGCAATCTATTTCATTTACATTAAATTATACTTAGGTCCGCGTGAAGTAACTGCTGCTAACCAAATGTATAAAGCGCAGGATTTTTGGCAGCAAAAAAACTGGGATAAAGCTATTAAAGGCGATGCCGGTTTCCCTGGTTTTGAAAAGATCATCAGCGATTACAGCAATACCAAAGCTGCTAACCTTGCTTACTTTTACCTGGGTACAGCTTATTTAAATAAAGGCGATTACCGCAAAGCGATCGACAACCTGACCAACTACCGCGGCGACGATAACATGGTAGCAGCCGAAGCTTTTGGCAGCACCGGCGATGCTTACGTAGAACTGAAAGATTACGAAAAAGCCGAAACCTATTTCAGCAAAGCTGCTGATAAAGCAAAGAACAAATTTTTATCGCCGCTTTACCTTAAAAAGTTGGGTTTAACTTATGAGGCTCAAAAAAGCAATAAAGAGGCTGCTGAAGCTTACAAAAGAATAAAAACTGAATACCCTGAAAGCGCTGAAGCTCAAAATATAGACGAATATATAGCGCGCGCAGAAGCGAAACAATAA
- a CDS encoding nucleoside-diphosphate kinase — translation MKTNRTFTMIKPDAVADGHIGAILDIITKNGFKIVALKYTQLSTEKAGQFYEVHKERPFYNGLVEFMSSGPIVAAILEKDNAIAEFRKLIGATNPADAAEGTIRNLYARSIGENAVHGSDSDENADIEGNFFFSAFERF, via the coding sequence ATGAAAACCAACAGAACATTTACCATGATAAAACCTGATGCTGTTGCTGACGGTCATATCGGTGCTATTTTAGACATTATAACAAAAAACGGCTTTAAAATTGTAGCGCTTAAATACACTCAATTATCTACCGAAAAAGCCGGACAGTTTTATGAAGTGCATAAAGAGCGTCCTTTTTATAACGGACTGGTGGAGTTTATGTCATCAGGCCCTATTGTAGCGGCTATTCTTGAAAAAGACAATGCTATTGCCGAATTTCGTAAATTGATTGGGGCCACTAACCCGGCCGATGCTGCCGAAGGCACTATCCGTAACCTGTATGCAAGGTCAATTGGTGAAAATGCCGTTCACGGTTCAGACTCGGACGAGAACGCCGATATTGAAGGAAACTTCTTTTTCTCGGCTTTTGAAAGGTTTTAA
- a CDS encoding putative toxin-antitoxin system toxin component, PIN family, producing MNIVLDSNILLIAIGKKSEYRPIWDAFIDEKYNLIVSDEIVYEYEEIIQLRSGMKTAEIILEVFVEALNVINQKVYYSWNLIRNDPDDNKFFDVAVAANADYLVTNDSHFNIVKQLVFPSVKIISANEFLDIVKLL from the coding sequence ATGAACATTGTACTTGACTCGAACATTCTTCTAATCGCAATAGGGAAAAAGAGTGAGTATCGGCCAATATGGGATGCTTTTATTGATGAAAAATATAATCTTATTGTGTCGGATGAGATAGTTTATGAGTACGAAGAAATAATTCAACTTCGTTCGGGCATGAAAACAGCAGAAATAATACTCGAAGTTTTTGTTGAAGCCCTTAACGTGATCAATCAAAAAGTATACTATTCCTGGAACTTAATAAGAAACGACCCTGATGATAATAAATTTTTTGATGTAGCAGTTGCGGCAAATGCTGATTACTTAGTTACCAATGATTCTCATTTTAACATTGTAAAACAGCTTGTCTTTCCTTCTGTCAAGATAATTTCTGCTAATGAGTTCCTGGATATCGTTAAGCTACTTTAA
- the lipA gene encoding lipoyl synthase, translating into MIDLPVVPAVSQPVRKPDWLRVKLPTGKEYAHVRSLVDTHKLHTICESGNCPNMGECWGAGTATFMILGNICTRSCSFCAVATGRPLAVDIDEPNRVATSVKLMQVKHCVITSVDRDDLKDGGSIIWAETINAIRRESPDTTLETLLPDFKGNWDNLARVLETRPEVVSHNLETVRRLTKEVRIQAKYDRSLEALKHISEAGLRTKSGIMLGLGETEEDVLEAMDDLLAAGVHILTLGQYLQPTRNHHPVIDWIHPDQFARYKEFGLQKGFRYVESGPLVRSSYHAEKHLFEM; encoded by the coding sequence ATGATTGATTTGCCGGTAGTTCCTGCTGTTAGCCAGCCTGTACGCAAGCCTGATTGGCTTAGGGTTAAGCTTCCTACAGGAAAAGAATATGCTCACGTACGCAGCCTTGTTGATACCCATAAGCTGCATACCATATGCGAAAGCGGTAACTGCCCTAACATGGGCGAGTGCTGGGGTGCCGGCACAGCCACTTTCATGATCCTTGGTAATATTTGTACCCGTTCGTGCTCGTTTTGTGCTGTTGCCACCGGCAGGCCTTTAGCTGTTGATATTGATGAGCCAAACCGGGTAGCAACTTCTGTAAAGCTGATGCAGGTAAAACATTGCGTTATTACCTCTGTCGACCGCGATGATTTGAAAGACGGCGGCTCCATTATCTGGGCCGAAACTATCAATGCCATCCGCCGTGAAAGCCCCGATACTACTTTAGAAACCCTGTTGCCCGATTTTAAAGGCAATTGGGATAATCTTGCCCGCGTTTTGGAAACCAGGCCCGAAGTGGTTTCACACAACCTGGAAACTGTAAGACGCCTTACCAAAGAAGTGCGGATCCAGGCAAAATATGACCGCAGCCTTGAAGCTCTGAAACATATTTCAGAAGCCGGTTTGCGTACAAAATCAGGCATTATGCTTGGTTTGGGCGAAACCGAGGAGGACGTTTTAGAAGCAATGGATGATTTGCTTGCAGCAGGTGTACACATTCTTACCCTGGGACAATATTTACAACCCACACGCAACCATCACCCGGTGATAGACTGGATCCACCCCGATCAATTTGCACGTTATAAGGAATTTGGCCTTCAAAAAGGTTTCAGGTATGTTGAAAGCGGCCCACTGGTACGCTCATCTTACCATGCAGAAAAACACTTGTTTGAAATGTAA
- a CDS encoding DNA replication/repair protein RecF, giving the protein MHLQQLSIINFKNYDEAELVFSEGVNAFTGNNGAGKTNLLDAIHYLSLCKSYFNPIDSQQIKQDTDFFIITGIFNKNNQPEAVACSVKRNQKKQFKRNKKDYQRLADHIGLLPLVMISPNDTSIITEGSEERRKFIDNVISQTDNHYLDELITYNKILTNRNALLKQVADTGRYDAGLFEVIDEQLSASGNRIFERRRAFMEGFVAIFNKHYSFLSDNAEQVDLVYESQLLADDFDSLLKKSFDRDKVLERTTAGIHKDDLQFIIHGMAMKKFGSQGQQKSFLIALKLAQYTFLYQQKGFKPLLLLDDIFDKLDDGRVTKLMQMVSNNDFGQVFITDTGVERVESVFNKIGVPVKLFKVKGGAIDA; this is encoded by the coding sequence ATGCACCTGCAACAGCTGTCAATTATCAACTTTAAAAATTACGATGAGGCCGAACTGGTTTTCAGCGAGGGGGTTAATGCTTTTACAGGTAACAACGGTGCCGGCAAAACCAATTTGCTTGATGCTATTCATTACCTATCGTTATGCAAAAGCTACTTTAACCCGATAGACAGCCAGCAGATTAAGCAAGACACCGATTTTTTTATCATTACCGGCATCTTTAATAAAAACAATCAGCCCGAAGCCGTTGCCTGCTCAGTGAAGCGCAATCAGAAAAAGCAGTTTAAACGCAATAAAAAGGACTACCAGCGCCTGGCCGATCATATCGGGCTGTTGCCGCTGGTGATGATATCGCCAAATGATACCAGTATCATAACCGAGGGGAGCGAAGAACGCCGCAAGTTTATTGATAATGTGATATCGCAAACAGATAACCATTATTTAGATGAGTTAATCACTTATAATAAAATCCTTACCAATCGTAACGCACTTTTAAAACAGGTAGCGGATACGGGGCGATATGATGCCGGCTTGTTTGAGGTGATTGATGAACAATTGAGTGCTTCGGGCAATCGCATTTTTGAAAGGCGCCGTGCCTTTATGGAGGGTTTTGTTGCTATTTTTAATAAGCATTATAGTTTTTTGAGCGATAATGCCGAACAAGTTGACCTGGTATATGAATCGCAATTGCTTGCCGATGATTTCGATAGTTTATTAAAAAAGAGTTTTGACCGGGATAAGGTATTGGAGCGTACCACGGCGGGCATTCATAAAGATGACCTGCAGTTCATTATCCATGGCATGGCTATGAAAAAGTTTGGATCGCAGGGGCAGCAGAAATCATTTTTAATTGCACTTAAGCTTGCTCAATATACCTTTCTATATCAGCAAAAAGGGTTTAAGCCCTTGCTTTTGCTTGATGATATTTTTGATAAGCTTGACGATGGCCGGGTTACCAAATTAATGCAAATGGTATCAAATAATGACTTTGGACAGGTTTTTATAACTGATACCGGGGTTGAGCGGGTTGAAAGCGTTTTTAATAAAATAGGGGTGCCTGTTAAACTATTTAAAGTAAAAGGAGGAGCGATTGATGCGTAA
- a CDS encoding DHH family phosphoesterase, with product MFDLASLTDLLTKPQKIVITTHHKPDGDAMGSSLGLYNYLIQQGHHARVIAPTDYPDFLSWLPGNENVIIYTEHREEAAALIADAKLIFCLDFNALSRINDMGELVGESNAYKIMIDHHLEPADFDDYRHWDINACATAQLVYDFIVNELHHKELVNKDVATCLYTGIMTDSASFRLPNTTSGVHRIVADLIDAGAVNWRIHELVYNSASENRLRFLGHCLANCLEVLPEFNTAIIAVNKHDLERFDVETGDTEGVVNYALSMASIRLAAFIVERSDRVKLSLRSKGEFPANEICKKYFNGGGHRNAAGGHSEDSLEQVIQQFKQILPEYKKLLIQ from the coding sequence ATGTTTGATTTAGCTTCGCTTACTGACCTTTTAACGAAACCCCAAAAGATAGTGATCACTACCCATCATAAACCTGATGGTGATGCTATGGGGTCGTCATTAGGCTTATATAATTATTTAATACAGCAAGGCCATCATGCCAGGGTTATTGCCCCTACAGATTATCCTGATTTTTTAAGCTGGCTGCCCGGTAACGAGAATGTTATTATTTATACCGAGCACCGGGAAGAAGCCGCCGCCCTGATAGCCGACGCGAAACTTATATTCTGCCTTGACTTTAATGCTTTGAGCCGTATCAATGACATGGGGGAGTTGGTTGGAGAAAGCAACGCCTATAAGATCATGATCGATCATCACCTGGAGCCTGCCGATTTTGACGACTATAGACACTGGGATATCAACGCCTGTGCTACTGCGCAACTGGTGTATGATTTTATAGTAAACGAGCTGCACCACAAAGAACTTGTAAATAAGGATGTGGCAACCTGTCTTTACACAGGCATCATGACCGATTCGGCTTCATTCAGGCTTCCTAACACTACATCCGGAGTTCATCGCATAGTTGCCGATTTGATAGATGCCGGTGCAGTTAACTGGCGTATTCATGAGCTGGTGTATAATAGCGCATCTGAAAACAGGCTGCGCTTTTTAGGTCATTGCCTGGCTAATTGCCTGGAGGTATTGCCCGAATTTAATACAGCTATAATTGCAGTTAACAAGCATGACCTGGAACGCTTTGATGTTGAAACAGGCGATACAGAAGGCGTGGTGAATTATGCATTATCGATGGCAAGCATCCGTTTGGCTGCTTTCATAGTTGAACGAAGCGACAGGGTAAAACTTTCGTTACGCTCAAAAGGAGAGTTCCCGGCCAACGAGATTTGCAAAAAGTACTTTAATGGCGGCGGTCACCGCAATGCGGCCGGTGGTCATTCTGAAGATAGCCTTGAACAGGTTATACAACAATTTAAACAAATTTTACCTGAATATAAAAAACTATTAATACAGTAA
- a CDS encoding RNA polymerase sigma factor, which produces MTEEELVLSLQHREKIAVEALYDMYSASLFGVISRIINDTTIAEDVLQETFVKIWHSFSSYSTEKGRLFTWMVNIARNLAIDKIRSKDFKNQNKNQEIENNVTFIDGQRNTVYKPELMGVKDLVQALKPEQKLIIELVYFKGYTHVEAAEELGIPLGTIKTRLRMAIQELRKHFN; this is translated from the coding sequence ATGACGGAAGAAGAACTGGTGCTGTCATTGCAGCACCGGGAAAAAATCGCCGTCGAAGCCCTATATGATATGTACTCGGCCTCGTTATTCGGGGTAATATCACGCATTATAAATGACACCACTATAGCCGAAGATGTTTTACAGGAAACTTTTGTAAAAATCTGGCATTCCTTTTCAAGCTACAGTACTGAAAAAGGCCGTTTATTTACCTGGATGGTTAATATCGCGCGCAACCTTGCGATAGATAAGATCAGATCGAAAGATTTTAAGAATCAAAATAAAAACCAGGAGATTGAAAATAACGTAACTTTCATTGACGGGCAAAGAAACACGGTTTACAAACCTGAGTTAATGGGTGTTAAAGATTTAGTGCAAGCACTAAAGCCCGAACAAAAGCTGATCATTGAGCTGGTGTATTTTAAGGGCTATACCCATGTGGAAGCTGCCGAAGAATTGGGCATTCCGTTGGGTACCATTAAAACCCGGTTAAGAATGGCTATCCAGGAACTCAGAAAACATTTTAATTGA
- a CDS encoding catalase, which yields METNKKKLTTASGRPYVENENSMTAGPRGPILLQDYILHEKMAHFNRERIPERVVHAKGSGAYGTFTVTHDISKYTRAKIFNTIGKQTKLFLRFSTVGGEKGSADTERDPRGFAIKFYTEDGNWDLVGNNTPVFFIKDPKKFGDFIHTQKRDPYTNCKSATMMWDFWSLNPESLHQVTILMSDRGTPYGYRHMDGFGSHTFSFINANNERFWVKFHFKTQQGIKNFTDAEAGEMRGKAPDFAQHDLLTAIDNGDFPKWTLKIQVMPEADAKTYYINPFDLTKVWPHADYPLIDVGVLELNENPDNYFAHVEQAAFAPAHVIDGVGYSPDKMLQGRILSYPDAHRYRLGGNYEQIPVNKCPYLVSNYQRDGQMAVNGNGGSNPNYFPNSFDDIEVDQSYKEPAWDFGSPVGDWYDRNAEGENDHYTQPGNLYRLMDSQQKKDLVANIVNSMSGIEGPKKEMIINRQLCHWFRADINLGMAVAKGLELDLAETMKQMPQTI from the coding sequence ATGGAAACAAATAAAAAGAAATTGACCACCGCATCTGGCAGGCCTTATGTAGAAAATGAAAACTCTATGACAGCCGGCCCGCGCGGACCAATCCTGCTACAAGATTATATCCTGCATGAAAAAATGGCTCACTTTAACCGGGAAAGGATCCCGGAACGTGTAGTTCACGCTAAAGGGTCAGGTGCTTATGGCACTTTTACGGTTACTCACGATATTTCAAAATATACCCGCGCAAAGATCTTTAACACTATAGGTAAGCAGACAAAGTTATTTCTGCGTTTTTCAACGGTAGGCGGAGAAAAAGGTTCGGCCGATACAGAGCGCGACCCGCGTGGTTTCGCTATTAAATTTTATACTGAAGACGGTAACTGGGACCTGGTTGGTAACAATACCCCGGTATTTTTTATAAAAGACCCTAAAAAATTCGGCGATTTTATTCATACCCAAAAACGCGACCCATATACCAACTGCAAGAGTGCAACGATGATGTGGGATTTTTGGTCGCTTAACCCCGAAAGTCTTCACCAGGTAACTATTTTAATGAGCGATCGCGGTACACCTTATGGTTATCGACATATGGATGGCTTTGGCAGCCACACCTTTTCATTCATTAATGCCAACAATGAAAGGTTTTGGGTTAAGTTCCATTTTAAAACCCAGCAGGGCATCAAAAATTTTACCGATGCCGAAGCAGGGGAAATGCGCGGTAAGGCTCCTGATTTTGCACAGCATGACCTGTTAACTGCCATCGATAACGGTGATTTTCCTAAATGGACACTCAAAATACAGGTGATGCCCGAAGCCGATGCCAAAACTTACTATATCAATCCGTTTGATTTAACCAAGGTGTGGCCGCATGCCGATTACCCGTTGATTGATGTAGGTGTACTGGAGTTAAATGAAAACCCTGATAATTATTTTGCACATGTAGAGCAGGCGGCATTTGCACCTGCACATGTTATCGACGGCGTTGGTTACTCGCCCGATAAAATGCTGCAAGGCCGGATCCTCTCCTATCCTGATGCGCACCGGTACCGTTTAGGCGGTAACTACGAGCAGATCCCCGTAAACAAATGCCCTTACCTGGTAAGCAATTATCAGCGCGATGGGCAGATGGCTGTTAATGGCAACGGGGGATCAAATCCCAATTATTTCCCTAATAGCTTTGATGATATCGAGGTTGACCAAAGCTACAAGGAACCGGCCTGGGATTTTGGCAGCCCGGTAGGCGATTGGTACGACCGTAACGCTGAAGGCGAAAATGATCATTATACCCAACCGGGTAATCTATACCGCCTGATGGATAGTCAGCAAAAGAAAGATTTGGTTGCCAACATCGTTAACTCGATGAGCGGTATTGAAGGGCCTAAAAAGGAGATGATTATTAATCGCCAGCTTTGCCACTGGTTCAGGGCTGATATCAATTTAGGAATGGCTGTTGCCAAAGGCCTGGAGCTTGACCTGGCCGAAACCATGAAGCAAATGCCTCAAACTATTTAA
- a CDS encoding DUF721 domain-containing protein translates to MRKTNDKTLKEAIEQMLNVYKIKRRFDETGIITAWPDLVGKSVANRTKELFVRDKKLFLRIESSVIKNELMLMRSQIIEKINNEAKSVLVEEIIFL, encoded by the coding sequence ATGCGTAAAACTAACGACAAAACACTTAAGGAAGCTATTGAGCAAATGCTTAATGTGTATAAGATTAAACGGCGTTTTGACGAAACCGGTATTATTACGGCCTGGCCCGACCTGGTAGGCAAATCGGTAGCCAATCGCACCAAAGAGTTATTTGTGCGCGATAAGAAATTATTCCTGCGGATAGAATCATCAGTAATAAAAAATGAATTGATGCTGATGCGCAGCCAGATAATTGAAAAGATAAATAATGAAGCTAAAAGTGTGCTTGTTGAGGAAATTATCTTCCTCTAA